The Rhinoraja longicauda isolate Sanriku21f chromosome 19, sRhiLon1.1, whole genome shotgun sequence genome includes a window with the following:
- the LOC144603199 gene encoding stonustoxin subunit beta-like — MCDLLQLSALGRPFQLGMLYDCRSDSLIPGITLWDLKTLQSNLDRRDQPSTEIHIISSDSMEKKATALNVSASLKASFLGGLVEVKGSAKYLNDTKESKQQARVTLQYKATTRFEQLTMSQLGRQNITYPTVFDEGSATHVITAVLYGAQAFFVFDQMTSSAENTQDIQGNIEVMINILPKIAIEGAASLQMTDEQSSHAEKLSCTFYGDFSLKNNPTTFRDAMNIYTTLPNLLGPDGEHAVPYTVWLYPLEKLDSKAAQMVREISVGLVSRCQGVLEQLSEAVMRCNDLMKDSIATQFPKIRHGILQFREMCLEYKLVFQGTLARVLPSIRGGGKEEGLLGDILRNMEQSPLKHQALTAWLDDKEWEMMVVGLCLRILKDIPVVKSRRELQEVLMDPATEYVVCFTFTTLHQEDFYLTEAIKYLQSLTAEKMQMSPPAGRACTPQHSERWFQSLSITEKLKERSKLFLDFATANSGDEKVKFLVGSTRDDGNVGASIYLYGGGIVRSSCFEPPSQLKIPAVSGTTHDSATLQLDPPTCGSDEIVGYKVEYRGSQQEKWTILDTPDTSHSFTISGLEPHQEYHFQYRAVTKFGVSKTSETYKVSTRPTNPPGKPVFQDQSPNPTLSWDGPSQIGADVEINQYRIEYREEPSVTSNTEGGLWEQVQTTDTKCYHHLEGLKSDTVYRVRVSADCGEAGSSTASEEVSIKTENVQTGKALKFQSNGRLITKGNPSIYKLNFSLKEGLNPKCHPFLLSRDAAFTNELLQHIRSAIQKGQFNNYEHIVECSYGKPTTTHKMKTIMILGATGSGKTTLINGMINYILGVKWEDNFRYQLIQEETGKSQDESLVHTFTIYHLHHQVGFKIDYSLTIIDTPGFGSKHLCWRDREIIFHTSRFLTFPHGDQIDAICFVVQASLPCLTETQKFVFDTILSRSSKGFAENFQLMVTFADERSPPVLEAFKKANVPYPKDKSDMPVHFKFNNSAIFAQRPTSGNSGEGRSNDSGEEAAMFWKMGENSLKNFFTAQWAQ, encoded by the exons ATGTGTGATCTCTTGCAACTGTCCGCTCTGGGTCGCCCTTTCCAGTTGGGAATGCTGTACGACTGCCGATCAGACAGTCTGATCCCAG GCATCACCCTGTGGGACTTGAAGACACTGCAGAGCAACCTTGACCGTCGTGACCAGCCCAGCACTGAGATTCACATCATTTCGTCAGACTCCATGGAAAAGAAAGCCACTGCCCTCAATGTGTCAGCATCACTGAAAGCGAGTTTCCTGGGTGGGTTAGTGGAGGTGAAAGGGTCGGCAAAGTATCTCAACGATACGAAGGAATCAAAGCAGCAAGCACGAGTTACCCTTCAGTACAAAGCGACAACCAGGTTTGAACAACTGACGATGAGTCAATTAGGGAGACAGAATATTACCTACCCGACTGTGTTTGATGAGGGCTCCGCCACCCATGTCATTACAGCAGTGCTGTACGGGGCCCAGGCCTTCTTTGTGTTTGACCAAATGACGTCTTCAGCAGAGAACACACAGGATATTCAGGGTAACATAGAGGTAATGATTAATATTCTCCCTAAGATTGCGATTGAGGGAGCGGCCTCACTACAAATGACAGACGAACAGAGTTCTCACGCCGAGAAGCTTAGCTGCACCTTTTACGGGGACTTCTCGCTGAAGAACAATCCCACCACCTTCCGAGATGCCATGAATATCTATACCACCCTCCCAAACCTCCTGGGCCCAGATGGAGAGCATGCAGTGCCCTACACAGTTTGGCTCTATCCTCTCGAAAAGCTCGACTCAAAAGCTGCTCAGATGGTGAGGGAGATCAGCGTGGGATTGGTGAGTCGCTGCCAGGGTGTCTTGGAACAGCTCAGTGAGGCCGTGATGAGATGCAATGACCTGATGAAAGACAGCATCGCCACTCAGTTTCCCAAGATCAGGCACGGGATACTTCAATTCCGAGAGATGTGTCTGGAATACAAACTGGTTTTCCAAGGGACCTTAGCCAGAGTTTTGCCGTCCATTCGGggcggagggaaggaggaagggttgCTGGGGGACATACTGAGGAACATGGAGCAGTCACCATTGAAACACCAAGCACTGACCGCATGGCTGGATGACAAGGAATGGGAGATGATGGTCGTGGGACTTTGCCTCAGGATATTGAAAGACATACCTGTTGTGAAATCAAGGAGAGAGTTGCAGGAAGTGTTGATGGATCCAGCAACAGAGTACGTGGTCTGCTTCACATTCACAACACTGCATCAGGAGGATTTCTACCTGACCGAGGCAATCAAGTACCTCCAATCTCTCAcagcagagaaaatgcagatgtcACCTCCTGCTGGCAGAGCCTGTACACCACAACACAGCGAGCGCTGGTTTCAGTCATTGTCCATAACTGAGAAGTTGAAGGAACGGTCCAAATTGTTCCTGGATTTTGCCACAGCCAACAGTGGGGACGAAAAAGTAAAATTCCTTGTTGGATCCACGCGGGATGACGGTAATGTGGGTGCCTCTATTTACCTGTATGGGGGAGGGATTGTGAGGAGCAGCTGCTTTGAACCCCCATCTCAGCTCAAGATACCTGCGGTTAGCGGGACAACACACGACAGTGCGACGCTGCAGTTAGACCCACCCACATGTGGTTCTGATGAGATTGTGGGCTACAAGGTAGAGTATCGAGGTAGCCAGCAGGAGAAATGGACAATACTAGATACACCTGACACATCCCACTCCTTCACAATATCTGGGTTGGAGCCACACCAGGAATATCACTTCCAATACAGAGCCGTGACCAAGTTTGGGGTCAGCAAGACCAGTGAGACCTACAAGGTCTCCACCCGGCCGACAAATCCACCTGGTAAACCGGTCTTCCAGGATCAGTCACCCAACCCAACACTGTCCTGGGATGGACCGAGTCAGATTGGAGCTGATGTTGAAATCAATCAGTACAGGATTGAATATAGAGAAGAACCATCAGTCACGTCCAACACGGAGGGTGGATTATGGGAGCAAGTTCAgacaacagacacaaaatgctaccaTCATTTAGAGGGACTGAAATCCGACACAGTCTACAGAGTCCGAGTGTCGGCTGATTGTGGAGAAGCAGGTTCCAGCACCGCAAGTGAGGAGGtttcaataaaaacagaaaatgtacaAACCGGAAAAGCCCTGAAATTTCAGAGCAACGGTCGATTAATAACCAAGGGAAACCCTTCCATTTACAAGctcaacttcagtctgaaggagggtctcaatccgaaatgtcacccattccttctctccagagatgctgcctttaccaatgagttactccagcatattcggTCTGCCATTCAGAAGGGGCAAtttaataactatgaacacattgtGGAATGCTCCTACGGAAAACCCACCACAACACACAAGATGAAGACAATTATGATTCTGGGGGCAACTGGGTCAGGAAAGACAACCCTCATCAATGGGATGATCAACTACATCTTGGGTGTGAAATGGGAGGACAACTTCAGATACCAGCTAATACAGGAAGAGACAGGAAAATCCCAGGATGAGAGTCTGGTCCACACGTTCACTATCTACCATCTCCATCATCAGGTAGGATTTAAGATTGATTACTCTCTGACTATCATTGACACGCCAGGATTCGGCAGCAAACATCTGTGTTGGCGAGATCGAGAGATCATTTTTCACACCTCCAGGTTCTTGACTTTCCCACATGGTGATCAGATCGATGCCATCTGTTTTGTTGTTCAAGCCTCCCTGCCTTGTCTGACTGAGACACAGAAATTTGTCTTTGATACCATTCTTTCTCGTTCTAGCAAAGGTTTTGCAGAGAACTTCCAATTAATGGTGACATTTGCAGATGAACGTAGTCCCCCTGTTCTGGAAGCCTTTAAAAAAGCTAATGTACCCTACCCCAAAGACAAAAGTGATATGCCAGTACACTTCAAGTTTAACAATTCAGCCATTTTTGCCCAGCGTCCAACCTCTGGAAACTCTGGTGAGGGGAGATCCAatgacagcggggaagaagctgcaaTGTTCTGGAAAATGGGAGAAAATAGTCTGAAGAACTTCTTCACAGCTCAATGGGCACAATAG